The proteins below come from a single Pseudomonas chlororaphis genomic window:
- a CDS encoding polyamine ABC transporter substrate-binding protein codes for MAIAVPLNAGTSPNLKQRLKRAERVNRWKAQALIAPLVLFLLLVFLVPIVALLFKSVSNPEVVGAMPRTVAVISTWDGRGLPGEPVYKAASEDLAEARKNQTLGDLSKRLNMESAGYRSLLTKTARALPFATEPASYKEALENLDERWGDPAYWQVIRRNTSNVTPYYLLAAVDHRIDDLGELAPATPDQAIYLDIFARTFWMGLIITAICLVLAYPLAYLLANLPSRQSNLLMILVLLPFWTSILVRVAAWIVLLQSGGLINSALMAMGVIDKPLELVFNRTGVYISMVHILLPFMILPIYSVMKGISPTYMRAAISLGCHPFASFWRVYFPQTYAGVGAGCLLVFILAIGYYITPALLGSPNDQMVSYFVAFYTNTSINWGMATALGGLLLLATIVLYLIYSWLVGASRLRLS; via the coding sequence ATGGCCATCGCCGTTCCACTGAACGCGGGCACCAGTCCCAACCTGAAGCAGCGGCTCAAGCGCGCCGAGCGGGTCAACCGCTGGAAGGCCCAGGCCTTGATCGCGCCGCTGGTGCTGTTTCTGCTACTGGTGTTCCTCGTACCCATCGTGGCGCTGTTGTTCAAAAGCGTCAGCAACCCCGAAGTGGTCGGCGCCATGCCGCGCACCGTGGCTGTGATCTCAACGTGGGACGGACGGGGGTTGCCGGGCGAACCGGTCTACAAGGCCGCCAGTGAAGACCTGGCCGAGGCCCGCAAGAACCAGACCCTGGGCGATCTGTCCAAGCGTCTGAACATGGAGTCGGCCGGCTACCGCAGCCTGTTGACCAAGACGGCTCGCGCGTTGCCGTTTGCCACCGAGCCGGCCTCTTATAAAGAAGCCCTGGAAAACCTCGACGAGCGTTGGGGCGACCCGGCCTACTGGCAGGTGATCCGCCGCAATACCAGTAACGTCACCCCTTATTACCTGCTGGCGGCTGTCGATCACCGTATCGACGACCTCGGCGAATTGGCCCCGGCCACCCCCGACCAGGCGATCTACCTGGACATCTTCGCCCGTACCTTCTGGATGGGCCTGATCATCACCGCGATCTGCCTGGTGCTGGCCTACCCGTTGGCCTACCTGCTGGCGAACCTGCCGTCGCGCCAGAGCAACCTGTTGATGATCCTGGTGCTGCTGCCGTTCTGGACATCGATCCTGGTGCGGGTGGCAGCGTGGATTGTGCTGTTGCAATCGGGTGGCTTGATCAACAGCGCCCTGATGGCCATGGGCGTGATCGATAAGCCGCTGGAGCTGGTGTTCAACCGCACGGGTGTCTACATCTCGATGGTCCACATCCTGCTGCCGTTCATGATCCTGCCGATCTACAGCGTGATGAAAGGCATCTCGCCCACCTACATGCGTGCGGCCATTTCCCTGGGCTGCCATCCATTCGCCAGTTTCTGGCGGGTGTACTTCCCGCAGACCTATGCCGGCGTCGGCGCCGGTTGCCTGTTGGTGTTCATCCTCGCCATCGGCTACTACATCACCCCGGCATTGCTGGGCAGCCCGAACGACCAGATGGTCAGCTACTTCGTCGCCTTCTACACCAACACCAGTATCAACTGGGGCATGGCCACGGCACTCGGCGGGCTGCTGTTGCTGGCGACCATCGTGCTTTATCTGATTTACAGCTGGCTGGTGGGCGCCAGTCGCCTGCGCCTGAGCTAA
- a CDS encoding spermidine/putrescine ABC transporter substrate-binding protein — protein sequence MLRSLKFTALTLGMMGAASAMAAGPDLTVVSFGGANKAAQVKAFYAPWEAAGNGKIVAGEYNGEMAKVKAMVDTKSVSWDLVEVESPELSRGCDEDMFEQLDPALFGKTEDYVKGAIQPCGVGFFVWSTVLAYNADKLKTAPTSWADFWDTKQFPGKRGLRKGAKYTLEFALMADGVAPKDVYKVLAGKDGQDRAFKKLDELKPNIQWWEAGAQPPQYLASGDVVMSSAYNGRIAAVQKESNLKVVWNGGIYDFDAWAIPRGLDKTRAEAAKKFIAFSVAPQQQKTYSENIAYGPANTQAVPLLAKDVLKDMPTTPENIANQVQIDVSFWADNGEQLEQRFNSWAAK from the coding sequence ATGTTGAGATCCCTGAAGTTCACAGCCCTGACCCTGGGCATGATGGGTGCGGCAAGCGCGATGGCGGCGGGCCCGGACCTGACCGTGGTGTCTTTTGGCGGGGCGAACAAGGCGGCGCAGGTCAAGGCCTTCTACGCACCTTGGGAAGCGGCCGGCAACGGCAAGATCGTGGCGGGCGAGTACAACGGCGAAATGGCCAAGGTCAAGGCCATGGTCGACACCAAGAGCGTTTCCTGGGACCTGGTGGAAGTCGAGTCCCCGGAATTGTCCCGCGGTTGCGACGAGGACATGTTCGAGCAACTGGACCCGGCCCTGTTCGGCAAGACCGAAGACTACGTCAAGGGCGCCATCCAGCCGTGCGGCGTCGGCTTCTTCGTGTGGTCGACCGTCCTGGCCTACAACGCCGACAAACTGAAGACCGCGCCGACCAGTTGGGCCGACTTCTGGGACACCAAGCAATTCCCGGGCAAGCGTGGCCTGCGCAAGGGCGCCAAGTACACCCTGGAATTCGCCTTGATGGCCGATGGCGTCGCGCCCAAGGACGTGTACAAGGTGCTGGCCGGCAAGGATGGCCAGGACCGTGCGTTCAAGAAGCTCGACGAACTCAAGCCGAACATCCAGTGGTGGGAAGCGGGCGCCCAGCCGCCGCAGTACCTGGCCTCCGGTGACGTGGTCATGAGCTCGGCCTACAACGGCCGGATCGCCGCGGTACAGAAGGAAAGCAACCTGAAAGTGGTGTGGAACGGCGGCATCTACGACTTCGACGCCTGGGCCATCCCGCGCGGCCTGGACAAAACCCGCGCCGAAGCGGCGAAGAAGTTCATCGCCTTCTCGGTGGCACCGCAACAGCAGAAGACCTACTCGGAAAACATCGCCTACGGCCCTGCCAACACCCAGGCCGTACCGTTGCTGGCCAAGGATGTCCTGAAGGACATGCCGACCACCCCGGAAAACATCGCCAACCAGGTGCAGATCGACGTCAGCTTCTGGGCTGACAACGGCGAGCAACTGGAGCAGCGCTTCAACTCCTGGGCGGCGAAGTAA
- a CDS encoding spermidine/putrescine ABC transporter ATP-binding protein, whose translation MSQVDSSAGASDVLVSFRGVQKSYDGENLIVKDLNLDIRKGEFLTLLGPSGSGKTTSLMMLAGFETPTAGEIQLAGRAINHVPPHKRDIGMVFQNYALFPHMTVAENLAFPLTVRGLNKSDVSDRVKRVLSMVQLDSFAQRYPAQLSGGQQQRVALARALVFEPQLVLMDEPLGALDKQLREHMQMEIKHLHQRLGVTVVYVTHDQGEALTMSDRVAVFHQGEIQQIAPPRTLYEEPKNTFVANFIGENNRLSGRLHSQTGDRCLVELGRGEKVEALAVNVGQPGEPVTLSIRPERVSLNGASEQCVNRFSGRVAEFIYLGDHVRVRLEVCGKNDFFVKQPIAELDPGLAVGDVVPLGWQVEHVRALDPLLEAN comes from the coding sequence ATGAGCCAGGTCGATTCAAGCGCGGGGGCCAGCGATGTGCTGGTCAGCTTTCGTGGTGTGCAAAAGAGCTACGATGGCGAGAACCTGATCGTCAAGGACCTCAACCTGGACATTCGCAAAGGCGAATTCCTCACCCTGCTCGGGCCGTCCGGCTCTGGCAAGACCACCAGCCTGATGATGCTCGCCGGATTTGAAACCCCGACGGCCGGTGAAATCCAACTGGCCGGGCGCGCCATCAACCATGTGCCGCCGCACAAGCGCGACATCGGCATGGTGTTCCAGAACTACGCGCTGTTCCCCCACATGACCGTCGCCGAGAACCTCGCGTTCCCGCTGACCGTGCGTGGCCTGAACAAGAGTGATGTGAGCGACCGGGTCAAGCGCGTGCTGAGCATGGTCCAGCTGGACAGCTTCGCCCAACGCTACCCGGCGCAGCTGTCCGGCGGTCAGCAGCAGCGTGTGGCGTTGGCCCGGGCCCTGGTGTTCGAGCCGCAACTGGTGCTGATGGACGAACCCCTCGGGGCGCTGGACAAGCAACTGCGCGAACACATGCAGATGGAAATCAAGCACCTGCACCAGCGCCTTGGCGTGACCGTGGTCTACGTGACCCACGACCAGGGCGAAGCCTTGACCATGTCCGACCGCGTGGCGGTGTTCCACCAGGGCGAGATCCAGCAGATCGCGCCACCGCGCACGCTTTATGAAGAGCCGAAAAACACCTTCGTTGCCAACTTCATCGGCGAGAACAATCGCCTCAGCGGCCGCCTGCACAGCCAGACCGGCGATCGCTGCCTGGTGGAGTTGGGGCGTGGCGAGAAGGTCGAGGCGCTGGCGGTCAACGTCGGCCAGCCCGGCGAGCCGGTGACCCTGTCGATCCGCCCGGAGCGGGTGAGCCTCAACGGCGCAAGCGAACAATGTGTCAACCGCTTCTCAGGGAGGGTGGCGGAATTCATCTATCTGGGCGACCACGTCCGGGTTCGCCTGGAAGTCTGCGGCAAGAACGACTTCTTCGTGAAACAGCCGATTGCCGAGCTCGATCCCGGGCTCGCCGTCGGGGACGTGGTTCCGCTTGGCTGGCAAGTCGAGCATGTGCGTGCGCTCGATCCCCTTCTAGAGGCGAATTGA
- a CDS encoding transposase, protein MPWNRESPMDQRIKLIGDWLQGSYSKSELARHYGLSRPTLDKWLARYEAHGIDGLKELSRRPHTSPFKISDEVLELLIAYKREHHSWGPEKLVHNLKIDHPDLSWPTVSTAGEWLKRAGLVQKRRFLNRPPAGKNPLRDATGPNQTWAADFKGDFALQNGQRCYPLTITDHVSRFLLLCRAQGSVAGAREGFDWAFREYGLPDVIRTDNGSPFASTGISRISSLAAWWIRLGIYPERIQPGRPDQNGRHERMHRTLKAALLHAPERNLVEQQLAFEQFRQEFNYVRPHKALEMKVPADLYEPSKRQYDGRVPEAEYAADMTIRMVRQNGSMKWKGKMIFVSESLAGEALGLKEVDDDVWDVYLCSYLLGRLKSGESRLSSQQKRKGCPRFQL, encoded by the coding sequence ATGCCCTGGAATCGAGAGTCCCCGATGGATCAACGAATCAAACTCATAGGCGACTGGCTGCAAGGCAGCTACTCCAAGAGCGAGCTGGCCCGTCACTACGGGCTCAGCCGACCCACTTTGGACAAATGGCTTGCACGCTACGAGGCGCACGGCATTGATGGGCTAAAGGAGCTGTCACGGCGCCCGCATACGAGCCCTTTCAAAATCAGCGACGAGGTACTTGAGCTGCTGATCGCGTACAAGCGCGAGCATCACAGCTGGGGGCCTGAGAAGTTGGTGCATAACCTTAAGATCGACCATCCAGACCTGTCTTGGCCCACAGTCAGCACGGCAGGCGAGTGGCTTAAGCGAGCAGGTCTGGTGCAAAAGCGCCGTTTCCTCAATCGACCGCCAGCAGGAAAAAATCCGCTGCGTGACGCCACTGGGCCTAATCAGACATGGGCCGCAGACTTCAAAGGTGACTTCGCGCTTCAGAACGGCCAACGTTGTTACCCTCTGACCATTACCGATCACGTCAGCCGATTTCTATTGCTGTGCAGAGCACAAGGCAGCGTTGCCGGTGCCCGCGAAGGATTTGACTGGGCGTTTCGGGAGTACGGTTTACCTGACGTAATCCGCACAGATAACGGCTCTCCTTTTGCCTCTACCGGCATCTCACGCATATCCAGTCTGGCCGCGTGGTGGATACGTTTGGGGATCTATCCGGAGCGAATCCAGCCGGGGCGGCCTGACCAGAATGGCCGTCACGAACGCATGCATCGAACACTCAAGGCTGCTTTGCTTCATGCACCTGAACGTAACCTGGTGGAGCAACAGCTGGCATTCGAACAGTTTCGACAGGAATTCAATTACGTGCGCCCTCACAAGGCCCTAGAGATGAAAGTTCCTGCGGACCTCTATGAGCCATCAAAGCGGCAGTACGATGGGCGCGTGCCTGAGGCCGAGTACGCGGCGGACATGACGATCCGCATGGTTAGGCAGAACGGGTCGATGAAATGGAAAGGCAAGATGATTTTCGTCAGCGAATCTCTGGCCGGTGAGGCGCTAGGACTCAAAGAAGTGGACGATGATGTGTGGGATGTTTACCTCTGCAGCTACCTTTTAGGTAGGCTGAAAAGCGGCGAAAGCCGCCTTTCAAGCCAACAGAAACGTAAAGGATGTCCCCGGTTTCAATTGTAA
- a CDS encoding calcium channel protein, with protein MGCFRKMAWLGAVLLLGLTQVHAATQDDGQAARALLEKALAYYHDNGDKAFAAFSRQGEFVDQDRYVFVVDTRGVMLASGGPSSALIGRDVSEMLGPDLRKAFKDALKTPEASGIQQAEYRWQNWADGKVERKHVYFQRVGERILAVGYYLPRASAEQARALLDKASTDLQKNEKATLTAINALKGGYLQDDLYVFVVDLVTQRYVAHGTNLRLVNTDFAKVRDPAGKPVGEPILAMIGKQPTGEYAYRWKNPVTGKVEDKHAYLRKVGHFLVAVGYYSP; from the coding sequence ATGGGGTGTTTCCGCAAGATGGCCTGGCTGGGCGCAGTGTTGTTACTGGGGCTGACGCAAGTGCATGCCGCGACGCAAGATGACGGCCAGGCGGCCCGGGCGTTGCTGGAAAAGGCCTTGGCCTATTACCACGATAACGGCGACAAGGCTTTTGCGGCGTTCAGCCGCCAGGGAGAGTTCGTCGATCAGGACCGCTACGTCTTTGTGGTGGACACTCGGGGCGTGATGCTCGCCAGTGGCGGGCCTTCTTCGGCGCTGATCGGGCGGGACGTTTCCGAAATGCTCGGGCCTGACCTGCGCAAAGCGTTCAAGGATGCCCTGAAGACCCCCGAGGCCAGTGGTATCCAGCAGGCCGAGTATCGCTGGCAGAACTGGGCGGACGGCAAGGTCGAGCGCAAGCACGTGTACTTCCAGCGGGTTGGCGAGCGAATCCTTGCGGTCGGCTATTACTTGCCACGGGCCTCGGCCGAACAGGCCAGGGCGTTACTGGACAAGGCCTCCACCGACCTGCAGAAGAACGAGAAAGCCACGCTGACGGCGATCAACGCACTCAAGGGTGGGTACTTGCAGGATGACCTGTATGTCTTCGTGGTGGATTTGGTAACCCAGCGCTATGTCGCCCACGGCACCAATCTGCGGTTGGTCAACACCGATTTCGCCAAGGTCAGGGATCCAGCAGGCAAGCCGGTGGGCGAACCGATCCTGGCCATGATCGGCAAGCAGCCGACCGGGGAGTACGCCTATCGCTGGAAGAACCCGGTCACGGGCAAGGTCGAGGACAAGCACGCGTACCTGAGGAAGGTTGGGCATTTCCTGGTGGCGGTGGGGTACTACAGCCCGTGA
- a CDS encoding RNA polymerase-associated protein RapA yields the protein MAQQYQPGQRWISDSEAELGLGTVLAQDGRLLTVLYPATGDTRQYALRNAPLTRVRFSPGDVITHFEGWKMTVREVDDVDGLLVYHGLNGQNEVVTLPETQLSNFIQFRLASDRLFAGQIDPLAWFSLRYHTLEHTSRQLQSSLWGLGGVRAQPIAHQLHIAREVADRIAPRVLLADEVGLGKTIEAGLVIHRQLLSGRASRVLILVPENLQHQWLVEMRRRFNLQVALFDEERFIESDASNPFEDTQLALVALEWLVDDEKAQDALFAAGWDLMVVDEAHHLVWHEDQVSPQYALVEQLAETIPGVLLLTATPEQLGQDSHFARLRLLDPNRFHDLKAFRAESENYRPVAEAVQELLDKGRLSPQAHQTILGFLGNEGEALLTAVNDGDVQASARLVRELLDRHGTGRVLFRNTRAAVQGFPERKLHAYPLPCPEEYLELPLGDHADLYPEVSFQAQPDASDEERWWKFDPRVEWLIDQLKMLKRTKVLVICAHAETAMDLEDALRVRSGIPATVFHEGMNILERDRAAAYFADEEFGAQVLICSEIGSEGRNFQFAHHLVLFDLPSHPDLLEQRIGRLDRIGQKHTIELHVPYLETSPQERLFQWYHEALNAFLNTCPTGNALQHQFGPRLLPLLEEADDGQWQALIDEARAERERLETELHTGRDRLLELNSGGAGEGDALVEAILEQDDQFALPIYMETLFDAFGIDSEDHSENALILKPSEKMLDASFPLGDDEGVTITYDRNQALSREDMQFITWEHPMVQGGMDLVLSGSMGNTAVALIKNKALKPGTVLLELLYVSEVVAPRSLQLGRYLPPAALRCLLDTNGNDLAARVSFDTLNDQLESVPRASANKFIQAQRDQLSPRINAGEEKVAPRHAERVAEAQRRLAADTDEELARLTALQAVNPTVRDSELVALRQQREQGLAMLEKAALRLEAIRVLVAG from the coding sequence ATGGCGCAGCAGTATCAACCGGGGCAACGCTGGATCAGTGACAGCGAAGCCGAGCTGGGTTTAGGCACCGTTCTGGCACAGGATGGCCGCTTGTTGACCGTGCTCTATCCGGCCACTGGCGACACTCGCCAGTACGCGCTACGGAATGCGCCCCTCACTCGCGTACGGTTTTCGCCGGGCGACGTGATCACTCACTTCGAAGGTTGGAAGATGACCGTGCGTGAAGTCGACGATGTCGATGGATTGCTGGTCTACCACGGCCTCAACGGGCAGAACGAAGTCGTGACCCTGCCGGAAACCCAACTGTCGAACTTCATCCAGTTCCGCCTCGCCAGCGACCGCCTGTTCGCCGGCCAGATCGACCCGCTGGCCTGGTTCTCCCTGCGCTACCACACCCTGGAACACACCAGCCGCCAGTTGCAGTCTTCGCTCTGGGGCCTTGGCGGCGTGCGCGCCCAGCCGATCGCCCACCAACTGCACATCGCTCGCGAAGTGGCCGACCGCATTGCACCGCGCGTCTTGCTGGCGGACGAAGTGGGGTTGGGCAAGACCATCGAGGCCGGCCTGGTCATCCACCGTCAACTGCTGTCCGGCCGCGCCAGCCGTGTCCTGATCCTGGTGCCAGAAAACCTCCAGCACCAGTGGCTGGTGGAAATGCGCCGGCGCTTCAACCTGCAGGTCGCGTTGTTCGACGAAGAACGCTTTATCGAAAGCGATGCCAGCAACCCGTTCGAAGACACCCAGCTGGCCCTGGTGGCGCTGGAATGGCTGGTGGACGACGAGAAGGCCCAGGACGCGCTGTTCGCCGCTGGCTGGGACCTGATGGTGGTCGACGAAGCGCATCACCTGGTGTGGCACGAGGATCAGGTCAGCCCGCAGTACGCGTTGGTCGAGCAACTGGCCGAAACCATCCCCGGCGTGCTGCTGCTCACCGCGACCCCGGAACAACTGGGCCAGGACAGCCACTTCGCCCGTCTGCGCCTGCTGGACCCGAACCGCTTCCATGACCTCAAGGCCTTCCGCGCCGAGAGCGAAAACTATCGTCCGGTGGCCGAAGCCGTGCAGGAGTTGCTGGACAAGGGCCGTCTCTCGCCGCAAGCCCACCAGACCATCCTTGGTTTCCTGGGCAACGAAGGCGAAGCCTTGCTGACCGCCGTCAACGATGGCGATGTCCAAGCCAGTGCCCGCCTGGTGCGCGAACTGCTGGACCGCCACGGCACCGGCCGCGTGCTGTTTCGCAACACCCGCGCCGCGGTGCAGGGTTTCCCGGAGCGCAAGCTGCACGCCTACCCGCTGCCGTGCCCGGAGGAATACCTCGAGTTGCCGCTGGGCGATCACGCCGACCTGTACCCGGAAGTCAGCTTCCAGGCGCAGCCGGACGCCAGTGACGAAGAACGCTGGTGGAAATTCGACCCGCGCGTGGAGTGGCTGATCGACCAGCTGAAAATGCTCAAGCGCACCAAGGTGCTGGTGATCTGCGCCCACGCCGAAACCGCCATGGACCTGGAAGACGCCCTGCGCGTGCGTTCCGGGATCCCGGCCACGGTGTTCCACGAAGGCATGAACATCCTTGAGCGCGACCGCGCCGCCGCTTACTTCGCCGACGAAGAGTTTGGCGCGCAGGTACTGATCTGCTCGGAAATCGGCAGCGAAGGGCGCAACTTCCAGTTCGCTCACCACCTGGTGCTGTTCGACCTGCCTTCCCACCCTGACCTGCTGGAACAGCGGATCGGCCGTCTCGACCGGATCGGCCAGAAGCACACCATCGAGCTGCACGTGCCCTACCTGGAAACCAGTCCGCAGGAGCGCTTGTTCCAGTGGTACCACGAGGCGCTGAACGCGTTCCTCAACACCTGCCCGACCGGCAACGCCCTGCAGCACCAGTTCGGCCCGCGCCTGCTGCCGCTGCTGGAAGAGGCCGACGATGGCCAGTGGCAAGCGCTGATCGACGAGGCCCGCGCCGAACGCGAGCGCCTGGAAACCGAGCTGCACACCGGTCGTGACCGCTTGCTGGAACTCAACTCCGGTGGTGCCGGTGAAGGCGACGCGCTGGTGGAAGCCATTCTCGAACAGGACGACCAGTTCGCCCTGCCGATCTACATGGAAACCCTGTTCGACGCCTTTGGCATCGACAGCGAGGACCATTCGGAAAACGCGCTGATCCTCAAGCCGAGTGAAAAGATGCTCGACGCCAGCTTCCCGCTCGGCGACGACGAAGGCGTGACCATCACCTACGACCGCAACCAGGCGCTGTCGCGCGAAGACATGCAGTTCATCACCTGGGAGCACCCGATGGTGCAAGGCGGCATGGACCTGGTGCTGTCGGGCTCCATGGGCAACACCGCCGTGGCGCTGATCAAGAACAAGGCGCTCAAGCCTGGCACGGTGCTGCTGGAGCTGCTCTACGTCAGCGAAGTGGTCGCCCCGCGTTCGCTGCAACTGGGCCGCTACCTGCCCCCGGCCGCCCTGCGCTGCCTGCTGGATACCAACGGCAACGACCTGGCTGCCCGGGTTTCGTTCGACACGCTGAACGACCAGCTCGAAAGCGTGCCTCGTGCCAGCGCCAACAAGTTCATCCAGGCCCAGCGCGACCAGCTCTCACCGCGGATCAACGCCGGGGAAGAGAAAGTCGCCCCGCGTCACGCCGAGCGCGTGGCCGAGGCCCAACGCCGCCTGGCGGCCGATACCGACGAAGAATTGGCACGCCTGACCGCCCTGCAAGCGGTCAACCCGACCGTACGCGACAGCGAACTGGTTGCGCTGCGCCAACAGCGCGAACAGGGTCTGGCGATGCTGGAGAAGGCGGCGTTGCGCCTGGAAGCGATCCGAGTGCTGGTGGCAGGCTGA
- a CDS encoding aspartate-semialdehyde dehydrogenase, with product MLLPTLPLSTVPVTAQQDPVRPRPDIPPVVPVQQSSSESTIDLQKRDPEEGALLLREEQRRQQERDRRRREADEDPEEHLAVPGTELNADNTVPVVPLMEEESRQGLWVDIQI from the coding sequence ATGTTGCTACCTACGCTCCCTTTGAGCACCGTGCCCGTCACCGCGCAGCAGGATCCGGTTCGTCCACGACCGGACATACCGCCCGTGGTCCCGGTGCAGCAGAGCTCCAGCGAGAGCACCATCGACCTGCAAAAGCGCGATCCGGAAGAGGGGGCGCTGCTGCTGCGCGAGGAGCAACGTCGCCAGCAGGAACGCGACCGCCGTCGCCGCGAAGCCGACGAAGACCCCGAGGAACACCTGGCCGTACCGGGCACCGAGCTCAACGCCGATAACACCGTGCCCGTGGTGCCGCTGATGGAAGAGGAATCGCGCCAGGGCCTGTGGGTCGATATCCAGATCTGA
- a CDS encoding ATP-dependent helicase codes for MFFDNVVFAGVLTVGLMFVFFAGFGLFIWKDAHKRKKP; via the coding sequence ATGTTTTTCGATAATGTGGTGTTTGCCGGTGTGTTGACGGTCGGCCTCATGTTCGTGTTCTTCGCAGGGTTTGGATTATTCATCTGGAAAGACGCCCACAAGCGCAAAAAACCATAG
- a CDS encoding nuclease PIN, whose protein sequence is MIDLFSGLDAWVLVSLLLALAFVLAFEFINGFHDTANAVATVIYTKAMPPHLAVFFSGVFNFLGVLLGGVGVAYAIVHLLPVELLINVNTGHGLAMVFSLLAAAITWNLGTWYFGIPASSSHTLIGSILGVGLANALINDIPLADGVNWQKAIDIAASLVFSPMAGFLIAALVLIGLKWWRPLSKMHKTPEQRRKIDDKKHPPFWNRLVLVISAMAVSFVHGSNDGQKGIGLIMLVLIGIVPAQFVLDLGSTTYQIERTRDATLHLSQFYTRNSESLGEFLALGKSVEGDLPEKFRCNPQQTEPTINALLDTLKGVSDYHSLPSESRIEVRRYLLCLDDTAKKVGKLPNLAAREKDDLNKLRKDLTTTTEYAPFWVILAVALALGLGTMVGWKRVVLTIGEKIGKQGMTYAQGMSAQITAACMIGMANIFSLPVSTTHVLSSGVAGTMVANKSGLQGGTVRNILLAWVLTLPATVALSAGLFWLASKALGS, encoded by the coding sequence ATGATCGATTTATTCAGCGGACTGGATGCTTGGGTGCTTGTGAGCCTCTTGCTCGCCCTGGCTTTTGTCCTCGCCTTCGAGTTCATCAACGGCTTTCATGACACCGCTAACGCGGTTGCCACTGTTATCTACACCAAAGCGATGCCGCCGCACCTGGCGGTGTTCTTTTCCGGGGTGTTCAATTTTCTCGGTGTGTTGCTGGGCGGCGTGGGGGTGGCGTACGCCATCGTCCACTTGCTGCCCGTGGAACTGCTGATCAACGTGAACACCGGCCACGGGTTGGCCATGGTGTTCTCGCTGCTCGCGGCGGCCATCACCTGGAACCTGGGCACCTGGTACTTCGGTATCCCGGCTTCCAGCTCCCACACCCTGATCGGCTCGATCCTCGGCGTGGGCCTGGCCAACGCGCTGATCAACGATATCCCGCTGGCCGACGGCGTGAACTGGCAGAAGGCGATCGATATCGCCGCGTCCCTGGTGTTCTCACCCATGGCCGGCTTCCTGATAGCCGCCCTGGTGCTGATCGGCCTGAAATGGTGGCGCCCGCTGTCGAAGATGCACAAGACGCCGGAACAGCGCCGCAAGATCGACGACAAGAAGCACCCGCCGTTCTGGAACCGCCTGGTGCTGGTGATCTCGGCCATGGCCGTCAGCTTCGTTCACGGCTCCAACGATGGCCAGAAAGGCATCGGCCTGATCATGCTGGTGCTGATCGGCATCGTGCCCGCGCAATTCGTCCTCGACCTGGGCAGCACCACCTACCAGATCGAACGGACCCGCGACGCGACCTTGCACCTGAGCCAGTTCTACACGCGCAACAGTGAGTCGCTGGGCGAATTCCTGGCCCTGGGCAAGAGCGTGGAAGGCGACCTGCCGGAGAAATTCCGCTGCAACCCGCAGCAGACCGAACCGACCATCAACGCGCTGCTCGACACCCTCAAAGGCGTGTCGGACTACCATTCGCTGCCGTCGGAAAGCCGCATTGAAGTACGTCGCTACCTGCTCTGCCTGGACGACACGGCGAAGAAGGTGGGCAAGTTGCCTAACCTGGCGGCACGTGAGAAAGACGACCTGAACAAGCTGCGCAAGGACCTTACGACCACCACCGAATATGCCCCGTTCTGGGTGATCCTGGCGGTAGCCCTGGCGTTGGGCCTGGGTACCATGGTCGGCTGGAAGCGCGTGGTACTGACCATCGGCGAGAAGATCGGCAAGCAAGGCATGACCTACGCCCAGGGCATGTCGGCACAGATCACCGCCGCGTGCATGATCGGTATGGCGAACATCTTCAGCCTGCCGGTTTCCACCACCCACGTGCTGTCCTCGGGCGTGGCCGGCACCATGGTCGCCAACAAGAGCGGCCTGCAAGGTGGCACGGTGCGCAACATCCTCCTGGCCTGGGTGCTGACCCTGCCTGCGACGGTGGCACTGTCGGCCGGGTTGTTCTGGCTGGCGTCGAAAGCCTTGGGCAGCTGA
- a CDS encoding beta-ketoadipyl CoA thiolase: MTKDELRAELERQEQRYKEVYGGEITTYAAQPEPERKPWRKRATVQDQAFTQELQKMEKELKAEEHLMPDV; encoded by the coding sequence GTGACGAAAGACGAACTGCGCGCGGAACTTGAGCGCCAGGAACAACGTTACAAGGAAGTTTACGGCGGAGAAATCACCACCTACGCCGCGCAACCTGAACCGGAACGCAAACCCTGGCGTAAACGCGCCACCGTTCAAGACCAGGCTTTTACCCAGGAACTTCAAAAGATGGAAAAGGAACTCAAGGCCGAAGAGCATTTGATGCCCGACGTCTGA